One window of the Babesia bovis T2Bo chromosome 2, whole genome shotgun sequence genome contains the following:
- a CDS encoding hypothetical protein (Plasmodium falciparum CPW-WPC domain containing protein), with protein sequence MCVIWFLWLWLTAVVTSSYISVLHESVLREVAGRYSSAGIVLTPEELNDRVGRSLLKASELLGVPLPRSTEDCEIDYSAFCPDGWLSSGDGMHCLLPDDSHSNAGLCGRELDMYDKSPLDKSTLSETCRVKWPCMKADVFIPKDRHICPRYWTLIGGKCFADLTYAGPCNGRFSMVNKSLDLLKTEIRDCRLDFSRTADILDTSIDWSTDCPLGWLLQDDGSCLQNSDQNACPCGNKLRFTDKRTKRLKTILCNLVWPVRIAPVETTCPLGWRYDNDTELCLAPSSYTGPCQLRINFSQYSPHDKALWANSCGVSFWDPGGALWTTPEARGEPDIFYRNGPVDESLSVVRFDKKTNDLDIIERQLDALHKLKKESSDPLFIRTISKSMARLQERIKELSNNALSFIQLEAITESRRERRCPYGWRQFDTVCVASETYGRIAPGCDIVHRISEEYPAMCRVEIQTNQEEDDFVRAHCPVGWLVRQVYFENLIRHVCIAPSDYPEARKVECGGSTLDFSARSPGFKRRWAFACFQRFPAFDDERALKCVENFYWTCPSEWELKDGQCIAPDYYTGPCKGSVSVSELSSDSAKATFSNKCRVAWPCIGTCKKDYQSACPQGWERTNDSCVLLSNDSSSLCGRQFKIVRPWSAEHKEEVEFRCAVHWPCQEA encoded by the exons ATGTGTGTAATATGGTTCTTATGGCTATGGTTAACAGCAGTGGTGACTTCGAGTTATATATCCGTTTTACACGAATCTGTCTTGAGGGAGGTTGCTGGACGTTATTCTTCCGCTGGTATTGTGTTGACTCCAGAGG AATTGAATGATCGGGTAGGTCGGTCATTATTAAAGGCTTCTGAGTTACTGGGCGTCCCCCTTCCTAGATCCACTGAGGACTGTGAGATAGATTATTCTGCCTTTTGCCCTGATGGATGG CTGTCTAGTGGTGATGGAATGCACTGTTTGTTGCCTGATGACTCTCATAGCAATGCCGGTCTTTGTGGAAGGGAATTGGACATGTACGATAAGTCTCCATTGGACAAGTCGACACTTTCTGAGACCTGCCGCGTAAAATGGCCCTGTATGAAGGCTGACGTCTTTATCCCAAAGGATAGGCACATATGTCCCAGGTATTGGACATTGATTG GTGGCAAATGTTTTGCTGATCTCACTTACGCTGGTCCTTGCAATGGGAGATTCAGTATGGTAAACAAGTCTTTAGATCTGTTGAAAACTGAAATTCGTGACTGTCGGCTTGACTTTTCGCGAACTGCTGACATTTTGGATACATCCATTGACTGGTCTACAGACTGTCCTTTAGGATGGCTTCTTCAAGAT gatGGGAGTTGTTTACAGAACAGCGACCAAAATGCGTGTCCTTGCGGCAACAAGTTGCGATTTACAGATAAACGTACGAAGCGTCTGAAGACAATTCTATGCAACCTGGTGTGGCCTGTCAGAATAGCTCCTGTTGAAACTACATGTCCTTTAGGCTGGCGGTATGATAACGACACCGAGTTGTGCCTGGCACCTTCCAGTTATACT GGTCCTTGTCAATTACGTATAAACTTTAGCCAATATAGCCCTCATGACAAAGCATTATGGGCCAATTCATGCGGCGTTTCATTTTGGGATCCTGGTGGCGCGTTGTGGACCACTCCCGAGGCTAGAGGTGAACCTGATATATTTTATCGCAACGGGCCTGTTGATGAGTCCTTGTCTGTTGTCAGGTTTGACAAAAAGACGAATGATCTGGATATAATAGAGCGGCAACTTGATG CTCTCCATAAGCTTAAGAAAGAAAGTAGTGACCCTCTATTTATTCGTACTATATCG AAATCTATGGCTCGATTACAGGAGCGTATAAAAGAGCTGTCTAATAATGCATTATCTTTTATTCAACTTGAAGCTATTACGGAATCACGGAGAGAACGGCGTTGTCCAT ATGGATGGAGGCAGTTCGACACCGTTTGCGTAGCAAGTGAAACCTACGGTAGAATAGCACCTGGTTGTGATATAGTACATCGTATATCAGAGGAGTATCCTGCGATGTGCAGAGTTGAGAT CCAAACTAATCAGGAAGAAGATGATTTCGTTAGGGCACACTGTCCTGTTGGTTGGCTTGTAAGGCAGGTGTATTTTGAAAATTTGATACGCCACGTCTGCATTGCCCCTTCTGATTATCCTGAGGCCCGGAAGGTGGAGTGCGGTGGCAGCACGTTAGACTTTTCTGCACGTTCTCCTGGATTTAAGCGTCGTTGGGCATTTGCTTGTTTCCAGAGATTTCCTGCATTTGATGACGAGCGTGCTCTTAAATGCGTGGAGAATTTTtattg GACTTGCCCATCTGAGTGGGAACTTAAAGACGGCCAATGTATAGCCCCGGATTATTATACTGGACCTTGCAAAGGCTCGGTATCCGTTTCTGAGTTATCATCAGATTCGGCTAAGGCAACATTCTCTAATAAGTGCCGTGTTGCGTGGCCATGCATAGGCACATGCAAGAAGGACTATCAAAGCGCTTGTCCCCAAGGTTGGGAGCGCACGAATGATAGTTGTGTATTATTATCAAATGATAGTAGCAGTCTCTGCGGGAGGCAGTTTAAGATTGTTAG GCCATGGAGCGCTGAACACAAGGAGGAGGTTGAATTTCGTTGTGCTGTCCATTGGCCGTGCCAAGAGGCATAA
- a CDS encoding putative small GTP-binding protein sar1, with the protein MMFIFNWIKKTLIAFGWLNKEGKIVFLGLDNAGKTTLLRMLKDNRLACHTPTVHPHSEQLTLGKVNVTAFDLGGHETARRVWRQYCGNVDAVVFLIDASDRTRFQESAEELRALINQEELYHKPFVILGNKIDNPSAASEDELRSHLGLLAGETYGKDCGPGRCVRPIEVFMCSVLRKQGYAEAFKWLAPFLQDSSS; encoded by the exons ATGATGTTCATATTCAACTG GATAAAAAAGACCTTGATTGCATTCGGTTGGCTTAACAAGGAGGGCAAAATCGTATTTCTCGGTCTTGACAATGCAGGGAAAACCACCTTGTTGCGTATGCTAAAGGACAATAGGCTTGCTTGTCATACCCCTACAGTCCACCCTCACAGTGAGCAGTTAACACTTGGCAAGGTCAATGTCACAGCCTTTGATTTGGGTGGTCACGAGACTGCTCGTAGGGTATGGAGGCAGTACTGCGGTAACGTCGATGCTGTCGTTTTTTTGATTGACGCTTCTGACCGTACCAGGTTCCAGGAATCTGCCGAGGAGTTGCGCGCTTTGATAAACCAGGAGGAACTGTATCACAAGCCTTTTGTAATATTAGGCAACAAGATCGACAACCCATCTGCTGCTTCTGAGGATGAACTCAGGTCGCATTTGGGTCTTTTGGCAGGTGAGACTTATGGCAAGGACTGTGGTCCTGGTCGTTGCGTGAGGCCAATTGAGGTTTTCATGTGCAGTGTGCTGCGCAAGCAGGGTTACGCTGAGGCTTTCAAGTGGCTTGCTCCTTTTTTGCAGGACTCTAGCAGCTGA
- a CDS encoding CAS/CSE protein C-terminus family protein gives MADVGFTSTLVTLCRQSLSGNLSAIRSAEDNLKVLLQPNASELRLRLGSLFRIILVPSSLASQPGVLKDEDLKYVSSELQLWVSICLKNFVRNHFDTSESHGGVSEDIRRLVRCFVIVVVLNAELLQLDRNVTRQLEDTLEMLAEDDFPYNLDFAILFMSYCHLSDINTDAVTIAFSQRLHKAVSMRGNLNVDAAVVNISESLARSLEEAKSTVHLAYGETCWKLLSAYSGIQKSLEAYSSVASSGNLESFSMAYSELYRCLALGLDAMCDCLKGVALNDLDLSKFLQSAQVLFPNESVCKYICDQNSGGITPATDKGDALVYFDDRLLYKDDMFWRPYAASLPPMGGHGQCVTFSVKPGTVLNASVMDVTYFRRKAYILSVFKRLMKKYKTSIYSDGILRELKIILTISENMLLYVYKALLTKLRDYMPLLDGTNSILPGVVLDLMDGITCITKILMYIHAVDLPECCEDNVVVYIGSMIDLLLLSDARICQVDHQGVVLKMKIAICKLMRYYAERYQEVFRPFVFRCIDDMVTLCRGLGQGSEDDDLCSSILDFLTASASTHWAPYDGRTNPFTNAECLGDIIRAIVLPNIGFRDCDLFLIEDCALEFVQRELDTGNGHSRRFAAINFLKKLVNTYGQIVQHILNQFAQNVSCANDYKLKELYLQLIICSNFKANEGFDLHSYFTQHLKADLLRESRDLKQNQESILIVMAILKYIFTFKKHITVPELASLVMPIATFLQHPNDAVRFLAAETLNRIIPLVRENRTTLKPQLLQSLDRLLQLMRSEPPNEFYVRCVMRIFQFLREDVKESGFVMLDIIVELIKRACDNSVNPVYNHYLFECLALLIRLYVASGSTEALRRIEEGLIPTIAIIIQQEMHQFVPYGMQILYVLLRASQHPGPTYIQLFSHLTSIDTWKESTANAQGAAKLLTCYFERHTLFEKEISASMERILSIFHFCLTHRKLSLVSLDILNGILRYLPVRFYSQFLVSIITVLLTYIHNMKVSDCIPRVVVSMALLTSCLYLQQYSPGFIDMLESIQAGITQSFIQVVYLPNARKVLALESKRVLVLGTAIMLSSPAIQQSESFAMLVEFLSGLLQGQTLRVPQTPIDHDEEIMEDLDFDVSFVRLRSIDGNQDRGAGKLLDPACNVEQAVRAVLAPLGGILRQMPEGKSQILLNLLN, from the exons ATGGCAGACGTTGGTTTCACGTCTACGTTGGTGACGTTGTGTCGTCAATCTCTGAGTGGGAACTTATCTGCTATTCGTTCTGCTGAAGATAATCTGAAAGTGTTGCTTCAGCCCAATGCTAGTGAACTCCGTTTACGTCTGGGTTCACTTTTTAGGATTATATTGGTGCCATCATCATTGGCATCTCAACCTGGTGTATTGAAAG ATGAGGATCTTAAGTACGTCAGTTCAGAGTTGCAGCTTTGGGTATCAATATGCTTAAAGAATTTCGTGCGTAATCATTTTGATACCTCTGAATCTCATGGCGGCGTTAGTGAGGATATAAGGCGTTTGGTTCGTTGCTTTGTGATTGTCGTCGTTCTTAATGCGGAATTGCTACAGCTCGATCGCAATGTAACTCGTCAGTTGGAGGATACATTAGAGATGTTGGCAGAGGACGACTTTCCATATAATCTGGATTTCGCCATTCTCTTTATGTCTTATTGTCACTTGAGTGACATAAACACGGATGCCGTTACTATCGCATTTTCACAACGGTTGCACAAGGCTGTCAGTATGCGTGGAAACTTGAATGTTGATGCTGCTGTTGTGAATATATCCGAGTCACTCGCTAGGTCCTTGGAGGAGGCGAAGTCGACTGTTCATCTTGCCTATGGTGAGACTTGTTGGAAGCTTCTATCTGCTTATTCTGGCATCCAGAAATCGTTGGAGGCGTATTCATCGGTTGCTTCATCAGGTAATTTGGAATCCTTTAGTATGGCCTATTCTGAGCTTTACCGTTGCCTTGCGTTGGGTCTTGATGCTATGTGTGATTGCCTTAAGGGCGTGGCTTTGAATGATCTTGATTTGAGCAAATTCTTACAATCAGCCCAGGTATTATTCCCCAACGAATCGGTTTGTAAATACATTTGTGACCAGAACAGTGGCGGTATTACGCCTGCAACTGACAAGGGTGACGCTTTGGTATATTTTGACGACCGTTTGCTATACAAGGATGATATGTTTTGGCGTCCATATGCAGCTTCTTTACCTCCTATGGGTGGTCATGGTCAGTGCGTAACATTCTCTGTTAAGCCCGGTACGGTGCTCAATGCCTCCGTGATGGACGTCACGTACTTCAGACGTAAGGCCTATATTTTATCCGTCTTCAAGCGTTTGATGAAGAAGTACAAGACAAGTATATACAGTGACGGTATTTTGCGTGAGTTGAAGATAATTTTGACCATAAGTGAGAACATGTTACTTTACGTATACAAGGCGCTATTGACTAAACTGCGTGATTACATGCCTCTACTGGACGGTACAAACTCTATTCTCCCGGGTGTTGTGCTTGACCTTATGGATGGAATCACGTGTATCACTAAGATCCTAATGTACATCCACGCTGTTGACCTTCCTGAGTGTTGTGAAGACAATGttgttgtgtatattggCAGCATGATTGATTTATTACTTCTTTCCGACGCTAGAATCTGCCAGGTTGACCATCAAG GCGTGGTTTTAAAGATGAAAATTGCTATATGCAAGCTTATGCGTTACTATGCGGAGCGTTATCAGGAAGTGTTCCGTCCATTTGTATTCCGTTGCATCGACGATATGGTTACTCTCTGTCGTGGTCttggccaaggcagtgaagatgatgatttATGCTCGTCTATATTAGACTTCCTTACCGCGTCGGCATCTACCCACTGGGCTCCTTATGATGGGCGTACAAACCCTTTTACCAATGCCGAGTGTTTGGGTGACATTATCCGTGCCATTGTGTTGCCGAATATAGGATTTCGTGACTGTGACTTATTTTTGATAGAAGACTGTGCATTAGAGTTTGTTCAGCGGGAGTTGGACACTGGCAATGGTCACAGTCGAAGGTTTGCTGCGATAAACTTTTTGAAGAAGCTGGTAAACACATATGGCCAGATAGTTCAGCACATTTTGAATCAATTTGCTCAAAATGTTTCTTGTGCCAATGACTACAAGCTTAAGGAACTCTATCTGCAATTGATAATCTGTTCCAATTTTAAA GCCAATGAAGGCTTTGACCTACACAGCTACTTCACTCAGCATCTAAAGGCTGATTTGTTAAGGGAGTCTCGGGATTTGAAACAAAATCAGGAGAGTATTTTGATAGTGATGGCTATTTTGAAATACATTTTCACCTTTAAGAAGCATATAACCGTTCCCGAATTAGCATCTTTGGTTATGCCTATTGCCACTTTCTTGCAGCATCCCAATGATGCGGTGCGATTTCTTGCAGCTGAGACTTTGAATCGCATAATACCATTGGTGCGAGAGAACAGGACTACTCTGAAGCCTCAGTTGTTGCAGTCTTTGGATCGTTTGCTACAGTTGATGCGTTCTGAGCCCCCTAATGAATTTTACGTTCGTTGTGTGATGCGTATATTCCAATTTCTTCGTGAAGACGTGAAGGAGAGCGGCTTTGTGATGTTGGACATTATTGTTGAGCTTATCAAGCGTGCTTGTGACAATTCTGTTAACCCTGTCTACAATCACTACTTATTTGAGTGTTTGGCTTTGTTGATCAGGCTATATGTAGCATCGGGTTCTACGGAAGCGTTACGTCGTATAGAAGAGGGTTTGATCCCAACTATCGCAATCATAATCCAACAAGAGATGCATCAATTTGTACCGTACGGTATGCAGATTCTGTATGTTCTATTGCGCGCCTCTCAGCACCCCGGCCCTACGTATATACAGCTATTTTCTCATTTAACATCTATTGACACGTGGAAAGAGTCTACTGCCAATGCTCAGGGTGCTGCTAAGTTGTTGACGTGTTATTTCGAGCGCCACACTTTATTTGAAAAGGAGATTTCTGCATCAATGGAGCGCATCTTAAGCATATTTCACTTTTGTTTGACTCACCGCAAGTTATCGTTGGTATCATTGGATATCCTTAATGGTATTTTACGTTACTTGCCAGTGCGTTTCTACAGCCAGTTTTTGGTCTCTATTATTACGGTACTGctaacatatatacacaacatGAAGGTATCCGATTGTATTCCTCGTGTGGTGGTTTCTATGGCATTATTGACGTCATGCCTCTACCTTCAGCAATACAGTCCCGGTTTCATTGATATGCTAGAGTCCATTCAGGCTGGAATAACACAAAGCTTTATCCAGGTGGTATACTTGCCAAACGCTAGGAAGGTACTTGCCCTGGAATCAAAACGCGTTTTGGTACTTGGCACTGCCATAATGCTAAGCAGCCCTGCGATTCAGCAATCTGAGTCATTTGCCATGTTGGTTGAATTTTTGTCTGGCCTACTTCAGGGTCAGACTTTACGTGTTCCTCAAACACCCATCGATCATGATGAAGAGATTATGGAGGACTTAGATTTTGATGTATCTTTTGTACGTCTGCGTAGCATCGATGGCAACCAGGACCGTGGTGCTGGGAAGCTTTTGGATCCTGCTTGCAACGTTGAGCAGGCCGTTCGCGCGGTCCTTGCTCCTTTGGGTGGGATATTGCGCCAGATGCCTGAGGGCAAATCTCAGATACTACTAAACCTGTTAAACTGA
- a CDS encoding Dolichol-phosphate mannosyltransferase subunit 3 (DPM3) family protein codes for MKNYRHVAVLTAILLYLILCRHMFYIPRSIPTVLFLLTPICIIALIGAYAAVSIIYGVFKFNRSERALTELKEDLNRAATSLQRAGFDFEKFKIPRL; via the exons ATGAAGAATTATCGCCATGTAGCAGTTCTAACAGCAATTTTACTATATCTAATTCTATGTAGACACATGTTCTACATTCCAAGAAGTATCCCGACAGTCTTGTTCCTTTTG ACACCGATATGCATCATTGCATTAATTGGAGCTTACGCGGCAGtctctattatatatggagTATTTAAATTCAACCGCTCCGAAAGGGCGTTGACGGAATTAAAAGAA GACCTCAATAGAGCAGCTACCTCACTACAGAGAGCTGGGTTCGATTTTGAAAAGTTCAAAATACCGAGATTATAA